One genomic segment of Desulfomicrobium sp. ZS1 includes these proteins:
- a CDS encoding glycerol-3-phosphate dehydrogenase/oxidase: MLRSDIIVQLGPGTTWDIIIIGGGATGLGCGVDAASRGYKTLLLEERDFSQGTSSRSTKLVHGGVRYLQQGNLALVMDALHERGVLLRNAPHLVYNQAFVVPDYKWWERPFYGVGLKLYDMLAGKLGFGRSRVLSRAKTLNMIPNLEPTDLRGGVIYYDGQFDDSRLAITLARTMLDLGGLPVNHMGVTGLIKDEDGLVCGVQAKNSLTGESRELRAKVVINATGVFVDEIRRMDDKDAARLIAPSQGIHLVLDKSFSPGDTAIMVPHTDDGRVIFLVPWHGRVLVGTTDVALDGASPEPRPMEEEITFLLEHAGRYLTRDPKRSDILSVFAGIRPLIRAEGEDKTSSLSRDHHLTISQSGLVTIAGGKWTTYRKMGEDAVTQAARFAGLAPHSCKTENLPLHGWLSGVDPRDHLSVYGSDIEEIREMIRRDPELGKPLHYKLPYLRAEVVWAVRREWARTLSDVLRHRTRALILDAAVSMVIARDVAEIMARELDQGKEWVEEQVGSFRELARTYLAG, from the coding sequence ATGCTCAGATCAGATATCATCGTCCAACTCGGTCCCGGCACAACCTGGGACATAATCATCATCGGCGGCGGAGCCACAGGCCTTGGCTGCGGCGTGGACGCGGCCAGCCGTGGATACAAGACCCTGCTGCTGGAGGAACGCGATTTCTCCCAAGGCACATCCAGCCGCTCCACCAAACTGGTCCACGGCGGGGTGCGCTACCTGCAACAGGGCAACCTAGCCCTGGTCATGGACGCCCTGCACGAACGCGGCGTGCTGCTCCGAAACGCCCCGCACCTGGTCTACAATCAGGCCTTTGTCGTGCCCGACTACAAATGGTGGGAACGCCCTTTCTACGGAGTGGGCCTCAAGCTGTACGACATGCTGGCCGGAAAGCTGGGGTTCGGGCGCTCGCGCGTCCTGTCGCGCGCCAAGACCCTGAACATGATCCCCAACCTCGAACCCACGGACCTGCGCGGCGGGGTCATCTACTACGACGGCCAGTTCGACGACTCCCGCCTGGCCATCACCCTGGCCCGCACCATGCTGGACCTGGGCGGACTGCCGGTCAACCACATGGGCGTAACCGGGCTTATCAAGGACGAGGACGGGCTGGTTTGCGGCGTGCAGGCCAAGAACTCCCTGACGGGCGAAAGCCGCGAACTGCGGGCCAAGGTCGTCATCAACGCCACGGGCGTATTCGTGGACGAGATCCGGCGCATGGACGACAAGGACGCGGCCAGACTCATCGCCCCGTCCCAGGGCATCCATCTGGTCCTGGACAAGTCCTTCTCCCCCGGCGACACGGCCATCATGGTCCCGCACACCGACGACGGACGGGTCATCTTCCTCGTGCCCTGGCACGGACGCGTGCTGGTCGGAACCACTGACGTGGCCCTGGACGGCGCAAGCCCCGAACCACGGCCCATGGAAGAAGAGATCACCTTCCTGCTTGAACACGCGGGCCGCTACCTGACCCGCGACCCCAAGCGCAGCGACATTTTGAGCGTCTTTGCCGGCATCCGGCCCCTGATCCGGGCCGAGGGCGAAGACAAGACCTCGTCCCTGTCCCGCGACCATCACCTGACCATCTCCCAGAGCGGGCTGGTAACCATCGCGGGCGGCAAATGGACCACCTACCGCAAGATGGGCGAGGACGCCGTGACCCAGGCAGCGCGCTTCGCGGGCCTAGCCCCCCACTCCTGCAAGACCGAGAATCTGCCCCTGCACGGCTGGCTGAGCGGCGTGGACCCGCGCGACCACCTCTCGGTCTACGGCAGCGACATCGAGGAAATCCGCGAGATGATCCGCCGCGACCCGGAACTGGGCAAGCCCCTGCACTACAAGCTGCCCTACCTGCGGGCCGAAGTGGTCTGGGCCGTGCGCCGCGAATGGGCCCGGACCCTATCCGACGTACTGCGTCACCGCACCCGCGCGCTCATTCTGGACGCGGCCGTGAGCATGGTCATCGCCCGCGACGTGGCCGAGATCATGGCCCGTGAACTGGACCAGGGCAAAGAGTGGGTCGAGGAACAGGTGGGATCTTTTCGCGAACTGGCGCGAACCTATCTGGCGGGCTGA
- a CDS encoding HAD family phosphatase, which translates to MTLVKRPKAVFWDIDGTLITTEGLHFEVIRDWCAGHGYLLTEEANIELLGKTMPEKWAILQPRLPAGLTEDAFRADCARAYMAGLRADMMRPGPVAAVKRLHTLGVLQAAVSNGEAPVIEANLRVLGLWELMAFTVCGNDVACGKPAPDPYLEAARRAGFAPHECMAVEDSTVGVTSAAKGGLITLAWPEAAAGAPVELPGATLTLLDDADFPWAAFEA; encoded by the coding sequence ATGACGCTTGTGAAGCGGCCCAAGGCCGTTTTCTGGGATATCGACGGCACCCTCATCACCACCGAGGGCCTGCATTTTGAGGTTATCCGCGACTGGTGCGCGGGGCATGGCTACCTCTTGACCGAGGAGGCCAACATCGAACTTCTGGGCAAGACCATGCCGGAGAAGTGGGCCATCCTGCAGCCGCGTCTGCCTGCCGGACTGACCGAGGACGCTTTCCGCGCCGACTGTGCCCGCGCCTACATGGCCGGGCTGCGCGCGGACATGATGCGCCCCGGCCCCGTGGCCGCGGTGAAACGCCTGCACACGCTCGGCGTGCTCCAGGCCGCCGTGTCCAACGGCGAGGCCCCGGTCATCGAGGCCAACCTGCGCGTGCTCGGGCTGTGGGAGCTGATGGCCTTCACGGTCTGCGGCAACGATGTGGCCTGCGGCAAACCCGCGCCGGACCCCTACCTGGAGGCCGCCCGGCGGGCCGGGTTCGCTCCGCACGAGTGCATGGCCGTGGAGGATTCCACTGTGGGCGTGACCTCGGCGGCCAAGGGTGGGCTGATCACTCTGGCCTGGCCCGAAGCGGCTGCGGGAGCGCCAGTGGAACTGCCCGGCGCGACACTGACGCTGCTTGACGATGCCGACTTTCCCTGGGCCGCGTTCGAGGCCTGA
- a CDS encoding sigma-54-dependent Fis family transcriptional regulator: MNTPKNRKKSAPELTQPADKPARTDNSGTRSLLSEIEMKRLVQELEVHQVELEMQNEELRQAQEALEASRNAYAELYDFAPAGYFSFDQQGLIRSVNLTGAQLLGLEREHLQGKPMSRWIADADGRKLFSKHCAEVLRREEDDTCEIWLQKSDGIKFFARLRSIARDPVIGTHGVIRSIITDVTEQAQMKIALQNAHDELEQKITKRTRELLMTNERLVQEIAVRKDTEESLRLAFMEIKLLQDRLLAENIYLQHEAARKFNFGEIIGQSSAIAQVFDKIEQIASQNTTVLLQGETGCGKGVVARAIHARSARKDRPMVTINCTALPANLIESELFGREKGAFTGASARQMGRFELADGGTIFLDEIGEMPMELQCKLLRVIQDGEFERLGSPRTIKVDVRIIAASNRKLEEEIKKGSFREDLYYRLNVFPITIPPLRARKDDIRLLVNFFVAKFNKKIGKKIETIPKEALEALENYDWPGNVRELESVIERATIISNGPSLRILDQFNTSLKTSETSGADLKALVDLERDHILNVLQKTNWRVEGKNGAAAILDINPSTLRARMRKFGINRNAI, translated from the coding sequence ATGAACACACCCAAAAATCGGAAAAAATCCGCTCCCGAGCTGACGCAGCCTGCGGATAAACCGGCGCGCACCGATAATTCCGGCACTCGTTCCCTGCTATCCGAAATCGAGATGAAGCGGCTCGTGCAGGAGCTTGAGGTCCACCAAGTCGAACTGGAGATGCAAAACGAAGAGCTGCGCCAGGCCCAGGAAGCGCTCGAGGCCTCGCGCAATGCCTACGCCGAGCTGTATGATTTCGCCCCTGCGGGCTATTTTTCCTTTGACCAGCAGGGGCTGATACGCAGCGTCAACCTTACCGGCGCCCAGTTGCTTGGCCTTGAACGAGAGCATTTGCAGGGCAAACCCATGAGCCGGTGGATCGCCGACGCGGACGGACGGAAGCTGTTTTCAAAGCACTGCGCGGAAGTTCTACGCAGAGAAGAAGACGATACCTGCGAAATCTGGCTACAGAAATCGGACGGGATAAAATTCTTTGCCCGTCTGCGAAGCATCGCCAGGGACCCGGTAATAGGAACGCACGGTGTCATCCGGTCCATCATCACCGATGTGACTGAACAGGCTCAGATGAAGATTGCCCTGCAAAACGCGCATGATGAGCTTGAACAGAAGATCACGAAGCGAACACGTGAGTTGCTCATGACCAACGAGCGGCTCGTGCAGGAAATCGCCGTGCGCAAAGACACGGAAGAGTCCCTGCGCCTGGCGTTCATGGAAATCAAGCTGCTGCAAGACCGTCTCCTGGCCGAGAACATCTACCTGCAGCACGAGGCTGCCCGAAAATTCAACTTTGGCGAGATCATCGGCCAGAGCAGCGCCATCGCGCAGGTTTTCGACAAGATCGAACAGATCGCTTCCCAGAATACGACCGTGCTTCTCCAAGGCGAGACAGGGTGCGGCAAGGGGGTCGTGGCCCGGGCCATCCATGCTCGGAGCGCCCGCAAGGACCGGCCGATGGTCACCATCAACTGCACGGCGTTACCGGCAAACCTCATTGAAAGCGAACTCTTCGGACGGGAAAAAGGAGCTTTTACCGGAGCCAGCGCCCGGCAAATGGGACGCTTCGAACTTGCCGACGGAGGAACCATCTTTCTGGATGAAATCGGCGAGATGCCGATGGAACTGCAATGCAAGCTCCTGCGGGTAATTCAGGATGGCGAGTTCGAACGCCTGGGGAGTCCGCGCACCATCAAGGTCGACGTGCGGATCATCGCGGCCAGCAACCGCAAACTGGAAGAAGAAATCAAAAAAGGCAGTTTCCGCGAAGATCTCTATTACCGGCTCAATGTCTTCCCCATCACGATTCCGCCGCTGAGGGCGCGCAAGGACGACATCCGCCTGCTCGTCAATTTTTTCGTCGCCAAATTCAACAAGAAGATCGGCAAAAAGATTGAAACCATTCCCAAGGAAGCCCTCGAAGCACTGGAAAATTACGACTGGCCCGGCAATGTACGGGAACTGGAAAGCGTGATCGAACGGGCGACAATAATCAGTAATGGTCCGTCATTGCGGATTCTGGATCAATTCAATACGTCGCTCAAAACCAGCGAAACGTCCGGCGCGGACTTGAAGGCTCTGGTGGATCTGGAACGCGATCACATCCTCAATGTGCTCCAGAAAACAAATTGGCGTGTCGAAGGGAAAAATGGCGCCGCGGCCATCCTCGACATCAATCCCAGCACGCTTCGAGCCCGCATGAGGAAATTCGGAATCAATCGCAACGCCATATAA
- a CDS encoding helix-turn-helix domain-containing protein, with protein sequence MLERTKKPHTENVTIRITGPASRKKDVVKILAHLGFAIQEETSTTPWRETLGFENSQLPGVFLAGARHREGMTQEQLAKATGIARRHISEMENNKRPIGKLNARKLAEALHVDPRRFLSA encoded by the coding sequence ATGTTGGAACGCACGAAAAAGCCCCATACTGAGAACGTGACCATCCGCATCACCGGCCCTGCAAGCAGGAAAAAAGATGTCGTGAAGATACTCGCGCACCTTGGTTTCGCAATTCAGGAAGAAACTTCGACCACACCATGGCGCGAAACGTTGGGCTTCGAGAATTCGCAGTTGCCTGGCGTATTTCTGGCCGGAGCCCGGCATCGGGAAGGAATGACCCAGGAGCAGCTGGCCAAGGCCACGGGCATTGCACGGCGGCACATCTCCGAGATGGAGAATAACAAGCGCCCCATCGGCAAGCTGAACGCCCGCAAACTGGCCGAAGCCCTGCATGTCGACCCCAGACGCTTCCTGTCGGCCTGA
- a CDS encoding cytotoxic translational repressor of toxin-antitoxin stability system, whose protein sequence is MTWTVTLSTRVAKGCKTLPKAVKKSLALLLTDIEDFGPVRGDWPNYSKLGHGRHHCHIKKGRPTYVAVWKENNGKVKLVEVTYVGTHEKAPY, encoded by the coding sequence ATGACATGGACTGTCACCCTTTCCACGAGAGTTGCAAAGGGATGCAAGACTCTGCCAAAAGCGGTCAAAAAGTCCCTGGCGCTCCTTTTGACGGATATTGAAGATTTTGGTCCCGTTCGAGGAGATTGGCCAAATTATTCAAAGCTGGGCCATGGCCGACATCATTGCCATATCAAGAAAGGGCGCCCAACCTATGTAGCGGTGTGGAAAGAAAATAACGGAAAAGTGAAGCTCGTCGAGGTAACGTATGTTGGAACGCACGAAAAAGCCCCATACTGA
- a CDS encoding Mut7-C ubiquitin/RNAse domain-containing protein, producing MSKRPAILHFHGYLADLLRRDEPGPDARGMVIYPVTRRASIKDIIEALGPPHTEIGRIEADGREVGFGHLLEPGEEVDLRPLAAPFNVLRPSLLRPEPLPRIAFAVDANAGQLATLLRTLGFDTAYDRTLDDTPLAELAAREGRIVLSKDRGLLKRSLVVFGCLIRTDKPHEQLRAILRLFDLRPPYHLFSRCLLCNVPLEPVPKAEIMHRLLPLTRQHYSDFHRCPSCDKIYWPGSHHDHMRERIEKICRDLFMDSAGSNTSPGPDKRNPPV from the coding sequence GTGAGCAAGCGGCCCGCCATCCTCCATTTCCACGGCTATCTTGCCGATCTGCTGCGCAGGGACGAGCCCGGCCCGGACGCGAGGGGCATGGTGATCTATCCGGTCACGCGCCGCGCCTCCATCAAGGACATCATCGAAGCGCTGGGTCCGCCCCACACCGAGATCGGGCGCATCGAGGCCGACGGCCGCGAGGTCGGTTTCGGCCATCTGCTCGAACCCGGCGAAGAGGTGGACCTTCGGCCCCTCGCAGCCCCCTTCAACGTGCTGCGGCCTTCACTGCTGCGGCCCGAACCGTTGCCGCGCATCGCCTTTGCGGTGGACGCCAACGCGGGTCAACTGGCGACCCTGCTCCGAACGCTCGGCTTTGACACGGCCTACGACCGGACGCTGGACGACACTCCGCTGGCCGAACTGGCCGCGCGCGAGGGTCGCATCGTGCTCAGTAAAGATCGCGGCCTCTTGAAACGTTCCCTGGTCGTATTCGGATGTCTGATCCGCACAGACAAGCCGCACGAGCAACTTCGCGCGATCCTACGCCTGTTTGATCTGCGCCCGCCCTATCACCTCTTCAGCCGCTGCCTGCTCTGCAACGTTCCGCTTGAGCCCGTGCCCAAGGCCGAGATCATGCACCGGCTGCTGCCGCTGACCAGGCAACACTACTCCGATTTCCACCGCTGCCCGAGCTGCGACAAGATCTACTGGCCCGGCTCCCACCACGACCACATGCGGGAGCGCATTGAAAAGATATGCCGCGACCTCTTCATGGACAGCGCAGGATCGAATACCTCCCCCGGCCCCGACAAACGAAATCCCCCAGTGTGA
- a CDS encoding HD domain-containing phosphohydrolase, producing the protein MNPSTRSWLLFPVLVLAALLVAWRADAPAEDGAGPSVLVLHSYAPDYSWTRDLHDGIVSVLQAPEVRGRYRVEYMDAKHHGSSAYLKQLLRLYREKYTRSRFDGIILTDDHALELVARYRDELFPKTPIVACGIGDINSIPVNARDMNIIIESLAHLETLGAALKQNPGARKIFVMIDGTLTGQTILRDLLKQTHAVAARVEVVPPMTREQLVEFARQRVPGELIYLLVYFQDAAGQVFTAEEIPRAIAAASSVPVYVAWDFQLNSGVVGGCVTSAFGHGRKAAQTLLERLAGKNPPATYSKLQGVNRHIYDYGALQRFAIPISVLPEDAVLLNRPLSYFEVHRSAILSALVVIAILGVIIMLLVQNVLKQRKINLGNAEIMDLNREMIETQTELLSTLGDVIETRSQDTANHVRRVAAYSALLGEKYGMSTEDIALLQAAAPMHDIGKIGIPDAILNKPGKLTAAEFEKIKHHTVIGQRILHTSDRKLMSSARAIALQHHERWDGTGYPCGLKGEEINLLARICALADVYDALSLGRVYKPAWPKEKVLRFIREERGRMFDPRIVDLFFENLDELEAIKLRLSDPVGPKEDEGISGPVHCPVREA; encoded by the coding sequence ATGAATCCATCCACGCGCTCTTGGCTTTTGTTTCCGGTTTTGGTCCTTGCGGCGCTGCTTGTCGCATGGAGGGCGGATGCGCCTGCCGAAGACGGGGCGGGGCCCAGCGTGCTGGTGCTGCATTCCTACGCGCCGGATTATTCCTGGACCCGGGATCTGCATGACGGGATCGTGTCGGTGTTGCAGGCTCCGGAGGTGCGCGGGCGCTACCGCGTGGAATACATGGACGCCAAGCACCACGGATCCTCCGCCTACCTCAAACAGCTGCTGCGTCTTTATCGCGAGAAGTACACCAGGTCCCGCTTTGACGGGATTATCCTCACCGACGATCACGCCTTGGAATTGGTAGCCAGATACCGGGACGAGCTGTTCCCGAAGACGCCCATCGTGGCCTGCGGCATCGGCGACATCAATTCCATTCCGGTCAATGCCAGGGACATGAACATCATCATCGAAAGCCTGGCGCATCTGGAGACGCTGGGTGCGGCATTGAAACAGAATCCGGGCGCGCGAAAGATTTTCGTCATGATCGACGGCACGCTGACCGGACAGACCATCCTGCGTGATCTGCTGAAGCAGACCCATGCAGTGGCCGCTCGGGTGGAGGTCGTCCCTCCCATGACCCGCGAGCAGTTGGTCGAATTTGCCCGGCAGCGCGTTCCCGGCGAGCTGATCTACCTGCTGGTCTATTTTCAGGACGCGGCGGGGCAGGTGTTCACGGCGGAAGAGATTCCCCGGGCCATTGCCGCCGCCTCGTCCGTGCCGGTGTACGTGGCCTGGGATTTTCAGCTGAATTCAGGCGTGGTCGGTGGGTGCGTGACCAGCGCCTTCGGGCACGGACGCAAAGCCGCGCAGACGCTGCTCGAACGTCTGGCCGGAAAGAATCCGCCCGCGACCTACAGCAAGTTGCAGGGCGTGAACCGGCACATCTACGATTACGGGGCGCTGCAGCGCTTCGCCATCCCCATATCCGTCCTGCCGGAGGATGCGGTCCTTCTGAACCGTCCGCTGTCCTATTTCGAGGTCCATCGATCCGCCATTTTGAGCGCCCTGGTGGTCATCGCCATTCTTGGGGTGATCATCATGCTCCTGGTCCAGAACGTGCTCAAGCAGCGCAAAATCAATCTCGGCAATGCTGAAATAATGGACTTGAACCGCGAGATGATCGAGACGCAGACAGAGCTTTTGTCCACCCTGGGTGATGTCATCGAGACGCGCTCGCAGGACACGGCCAACCATGTGCGCAGGGTGGCCGCCTATTCGGCCCTGCTCGGGGAGAAATACGGGATGTCTACGGAGGACATCGCGCTCCTCCAGGCCGCGGCCCCGATGCATGATATCGGCAAGATCGGAATTCCGGACGCGATCCTGAACAAGCCCGGCAAGCTGACTGCGGCGGAATTCGAGAAGATCAAGCACCACACGGTCATCGGGCAGCGCATTCTGCACACCTCCGACCGCAAGCTCATGTCCAGCGCCCGCGCCATCGCCCTGCAGCATCACGAGCGCTGGGACGGGACCGGCTACCCCTGCGGCCTGAAGGGGGAGGAGATCAACCTGCTGGCGCGGATCTGCGCCCTGGCGGACGTCTATGACGCGTTGTCGCTGGGCCGGGTCTACAAGCCCGCCTGGCCCAAGGAAAAGGTGCTGCGGTTCATACGCGAGGAGCGGGGAAGGATGTTTGACCCCAGGATCGTCGATCTGTTCTTCGAAAACCTGGACGAGCTGGAAGCCATCAAACTCAGACTCTCAGACCCTGTCGGTCCGAAGGAGGACGAGGGCATTTCAGGGCCTGTGCATTGTCCCGTGCGTGAGGCGTGA
- a CDS encoding chemotaxis protein CheB: protein MKSKSKQNGSPPLSHESVPPAQESTAPPLSIVGIGASAGGLEALEQFLRHVPENSGMAFVIVQHLDPTHKGLLPELLQRATVMPVHQVKDRMPVEAGCVYVIPPNHDMSILHGVLHLFKPAAPRGLRLPIDFFFRSLAEDQEERSIGVILSGMGSDGTLGLRAIKEKAGLVLAQDPASAKFDSMPRNVINAGLADLVAPVEELPAKLLELMRRARVVTAFVPPLEEKTQSGLEKIVILLRTKTGHDFSQYKKNTLYRRIERRMSIHQIDRIMSYVRFLQENSQETEILFRELLIGVTNFFRDPAAWEHLRKNALPLLLKACPPNGILRAWTPGCSTGEEAYSLAMVFKETVAHVAPESGIKLRLFATDLDKDAIDKARHGLYPPSIAADVSAERLDRFFVQDGPDYRIGNDIRGMITFATQNVIMDAPFTRLDILVCRNLLIYLAPELQQKLLSLFHYSLNPDGVLFLGSSESINSNTDLFAPIDSKSRLFRRRESILTAAKIAFQPSFVPVLPGISQETTMLKPAVNIQSLADQVLLQHFSPPAVLVNNKGDILYISGRTGKYLEPPAGKVNWNIHAMAREGLRFDLGTAFLKALRHKKAVTVKGLKVTEGETVQTVDLTVQEIQEPAALRGMVMIIFTDVATPPKQKTARRSKPGEAGSAKVAELEQELYQCREELRTTREEMQASQEELKSYNEEMQSTNEELQSANEELTTSREEMQSLNEELQTVNAEQQSKMDELTRINDDMRNLLNSTEIVTIFLDNDLHVRRFTPGANKIFKLIPGDVGRPLSDIASDLLYPEMSEQAAEVLRTLAFSEKQVCTADGRWYAVRIMPYRTMKDIIAGLVMTFTNITSAKELEKELREENEKLRLQLSAGGPS from the coding sequence ATGAAGTCAAAATCCAAGCAAAACGGCTCGCCACCCCTGAGCCATGAATCCGTGCCGCCAGCGCAAGAATCTACGGCCCCACCCTTATCCATTGTCGGAATTGGAGCTTCCGCCGGTGGACTGGAGGCCCTGGAGCAATTCTTGCGGCACGTACCTGAAAATAGCGGAATGGCCTTTGTCATCGTCCAGCACCTCGATCCGACGCACAAGGGCCTCCTGCCGGAACTGCTGCAGCGCGCTACCGTGATGCCGGTGCATCAGGTCAAGGACAGGATGCCCGTCGAGGCGGGCTGCGTGTACGTGATCCCGCCCAACCATGACATGTCCATCCTGCATGGCGTGCTGCATCTGTTCAAACCGGCCGCGCCTCGCGGCCTGCGCCTGCCCATCGACTTTTTCTTCCGTTCGCTGGCAGAAGACCAAGAGGAGCGCAGCATCGGCGTCATCCTGTCCGGCATGGGCTCCGATGGCACGCTCGGGCTGCGGGCCATCAAGGAAAAGGCGGGGCTGGTCCTGGCGCAGGACCCCGCTTCGGCCAAATTCGACAGCATGCCCAGAAACGTCATCAATGCCGGACTGGCCGATCTGGTCGCTCCGGTGGAAGAATTGCCCGCAAAACTCCTCGAGCTGATGCGCCGTGCACGGGTTGTCACCGCCTTTGTCCCCCCGCTTGAGGAAAAAACCCAAAGCGGCCTCGAAAAAATCGTCATCCTGCTGCGCACAAAGACCGGCCATGACTTTTCCCAGTACAAGAAGAACACCTTGTACCGCCGCATCGAACGGCGCATGAGCATTCATCAGATCGACCGGATCATGTCCTACGTCCGTTTTTTGCAGGAAAATTCCCAGGAAACCGAGATTCTGTTCAGGGAGCTTCTGATCGGAGTGACCAACTTTTTTCGCGATCCGGCGGCATGGGAGCATCTGCGAAAAAATGCCCTCCCGCTTCTGCTGAAAGCGTGTCCGCCGAATGGCATTCTACGGGCCTGGACACCGGGCTGCTCCACAGGGGAGGAAGCCTATTCGCTGGCCATGGTCTTCAAGGAGACGGTGGCTCACGTAGCGCCGGAGTCGGGCATCAAGCTGCGCCTCTTTGCCACCGACCTGGACAAGGACGCCATCGACAAGGCCCGCCACGGCCTCTATCCGCCAAGCATCGCCGCGGATGTTTCCGCCGAACGGCTGGACCGCTTTTTCGTGCAGGACGGGCCGGACTACCGCATCGGCAATGATATCCGGGGAATGATCACCTTCGCCACGCAGAATGTCATCATGGACGCGCCGTTCACCAGGCTTGATATCCTCGTCTGCCGCAATCTCCTGATCTATCTCGCGCCGGAGTTGCAGCAGAAGCTGCTGTCGCTTTTTCATTACAGTCTGAACCCGGACGGGGTCCTGTTTTTGGGAAGTTCGGAATCGATCAACTCCAACACCGATCTCTTTGCTCCGATAGACAGCAAATCAAGGCTGTTCAGGCGACGCGAATCAATCCTGACGGCCGCAAAGATTGCATTCCAGCCTTCATTCGTCCCGGTCTTGCCGGGCATTTCACAGGAGACCACAATGCTCAAACCGGCGGTCAATATCCAGTCCCTGGCGGATCAGGTGCTGTTGCAGCACTTTTCACCGCCCGCCGTGCTGGTCAACAACAAAGGGGATATCCTCTACATCAGCGGCAGGACGGGCAAATACCTTGAACCGCCGGCGGGCAAAGTCAATTGGAACATCCACGCCATGGCTCGGGAAGGACTGCGCTTCGACCTGGGGACCGCCTTTCTCAAGGCCCTGAGGCATAAGAAGGCGGTCACAGTCAAGGGACTCAAAGTCACAGAAGGAGAAACGGTTCAGACCGTGGACCTCACCGTGCAGGAAATACAGGAACCTGCGGCCCTGCGCGGCATGGTCATGATCATCTTCACCGACGTGGCGACCCCTCCAAAACAAAAAACAGCCCGCCGTTCAAAACCTGGCGAGGCAGGAAGCGCCAAGGTCGCAGAGCTGGAACAGGAGCTGTATCAATGCCGCGAGGAACTTCGGACCACCCGCGAAGAAATGCAGGCTTCACAAGAAGAACTCAAATCCTATAATGAAGAGATGCAGTCCACTAACGAGGAGCTGCAATCCGCCAATGAGGAATTGACTACCTCTCGTGAAGAGATGCAATCGCTCAATGAGGAGCTGCAGACGGTAAACGCCGAGCAGCAATCGAAGATGGACGAGCTCACGCGGATCAATGACGACATGCGCAATCTGCTCAACAGCACGGAGATCGTCACGATTTTTCTCGACAACGACCTGCACGTCCGGCGCTTCACTCCGGGCGCCAACAAAATCTTCAAACTCATCCCCGGCGATGTGGGCCGCCCCCTCTCCGATATCGCCAGCGACCTGCTCTATCCCGAAATGTCCGAGCAGGCGGCAGAGGTGCTCAGAACCCTGGCATTTTCGGAAAAACAGGTTTGCACCGCCGACGGTCGCTGGTATGCGGTACGCATCATGCCCTACAGAACCATGAAAGACATCATCGCAGGTCTGGTCATGACCTTCACGAACATCACCTCGGCCAAAGAGCTCGAGAAGGAACTGCGCGAGGAGAATGAGAAGCTCAGGCTTCAGCTCAGCGCAGGAGGACCATCATGA
- a CDS encoding glycerophosphodiester phosphodiesterase family protein: protein MRKIFALPEVWAHRGARSAAPENTMAAARAALAQGAHGWELDVHLTLDGEVVVTHDHGLRRVTDIASRPGMPSRRHHVVNRLTLDQIRSLDAGSWFARRDPFGTVAGGEVDAGQLAAFVGETIPSLAEALVWTQGSGLAVNVEIKDMLGGDDAGLVYAVAGLIRAARLDGRVLVSSFRQKSLELFRELCPEVPVGLLLDEKALAASTQGIVARLRSLEAVAVHPSLKGLFPGRIASFAEAGFETNVYTVNREEDMLWLAHEGAAGIITDFPARAKAVLEACKQEEK, encoded by the coding sequence ATGAGAAAAATATTCGCCTTGCCGGAAGTCTGGGCGCATCGCGGGGCGCGCAGTGCTGCCCCCGAGAACACCATGGCCGCGGCCCGCGCCGCCCTGGCCCAGGGCGCGCATGGCTGGGAGCTGGACGTGCACCTCACCCTTGACGGCGAGGTCGTTGTCACTCACGACCACGGTCTGCGTCGCGTCACGGACATTGCATCGCGGCCGGGGATGCCCTCGCGCAGGCATCATGTGGTGAATCGGCTGACCCTGGACCAGATTCGCAGTCTGGACGCGGGGAGCTGGTTCGCGCGGCGCGATCCGTTCGGGACCGTGGCGGGTGGTGAGGTGGACGCCGGGCAGCTGGCCGCCTTCGTCGGCGAGACGATCCCGTCCCTGGCCGAGGCCCTGGTCTGGACCCAGGGTAGCGGGCTGGCCGTCAATGTCGAGATCAAGGACATGCTCGGCGGGGACGACGCGGGGCTGGTCTACGCTGTCGCAGGGCTGATCCGTGCCGCAAGGCTGGATGGCCGGGTGCTGGTCTCGTCCTTCAGGCAGAAGTCTTTGGAGCTTTTTCGCGAACTCTGCCCGGAAGTGCCCGTGGGTCTGCTGCTGGACGAAAAGGCCCTGGCCGCGTCAACGCAGGGCATCGTGGCACGGCTGCGGAGCCTTGAGGCCGTGGCGGTGCATCCGTCCCTCAAGGGCCTTTTTCCGGGACGTATCGCGTCTTTCGCCGAGGCCGGATTTGAAACCAACGTCTACACCGTGAACCGCGAGGAAGACATGCTGTGGCTGGCCCATGAAGGGGCGGCCGGCATCATCACCGATTTTCCGGCCCGGGCCAAGGCTGTGCTGGAAGCATGCAAACAGGAGGAAAAATGA